ATTGGAGAATTGTCGTGAAAAAGTTGATGTTGTTGGAGAGAGTCAGAGATATGAGGGAAGAGGGAAGAGGGAAGAGGGAAGATAAcgttgaaaaaaaattataaagttaTTACTTATCAAAAATTTTAAGGATAACTGGCGTGAACCTTATCCTGATGAATCGCCCTCAAAGCTAACTTACCTAATTTTCAGTCCACAGCTACAATTATTAACATGCATGATCAGTTCATctcccccttctctctctcttcccatCTTCTAGTAACGCTAGCTGTATCTCTTCTTAAATAACTAACACTTCTCACTCGAGCCAGCATGTATGTACGAATGTTCACTCattgaaaatatttaaattttatatacttaTGTGAGAAAATAATTAGATGAGGcatttcatttaaaaaaaatgtaaatagataataaaaatattaaataatgtgaattATAGATATATcaaatgtttaatttattagatGTGCGgataattattctaatattaagattgAAGTGGGTAATTTAGATGTATAATCTGTTTTTACTTTATTGGACTAATTTTAAAACTCATTGTTCACAAAAACCATTGTCTACATaacaaaattcttttattttttatgtatcgTCCACAGACAATATGTCCACGGTCAATAATTTCATTGtggttaaaaaaaatatccaaaatctaaaaaaggaaaaatactcaacatcattttatttaaaatttaataaaataagacatttaaaattattgaaaaaagaatattcaaaataaaaaaaatctactactatAATAAAAATCATCCTAAAAATATATCACAAAAGTATATTTgaaacttagaaaaaaaacatttaaaattaataaaatgaagCATCTAAACTTAGAAGAAAAGAATTTAGAAGAGAGGACACGGTATCGTAAGACGACAAGACAAATTGCATGAGAAGGCATTAGGGAAGAATTGCAGGGGGAGACGAGCGACGAGAGGATTCAAAGAGAGAGGGCACGGCGTCGCGGGAcaacgagttgcaggaagaGAAGTGGCGTTGCGGTTTGGATGGATAAGCACAATAGGAATCCCACGAACacgtttttgaaaatttttttttaaagtaaaaagaGCTCAATACAACAAGATGGAGCAAGAACAAAGAAGCAACAActtataaattctaaaataactCAAAATAATTCTTAGTCATCTTTAGTATTGTCATCAACAACCAAATGGTTCACCACCAAACTATTCGCCAGAGTTTATAAAGAATTTGTTAATAATTTTCACCATACTTGAACACTGATTGTTGAAGATTCTATCATTTGTTTCTAATCAAATTGTCCAAATGACAGCAAAAAAATCAATGAACCACATTTTTCTCTCCACTTTTACCGTTGGTAAATCCGTCTAATTTTTAAAGTGTTACCTGAAAGTATCTGGAATAACCCACATCCTTCCAAGAACGAACAACCAAACACACCACATCTGTCAAGTAAACTCACATCCGATGAACAAGTAAAAATCAGTTTCAACAAATTTATTACATAATACACATATATGATCATCTTGGTCAATAATACTTAATCCACATAGTTTTTTTGTATTCACCCTGTCAACCAGCACAAACTACGTAAACAACTCAACTCTTGGTGGGATAAATCTTTGCCAAATTGTATTAGTGAAATTATAGCTTATTATATTCTCCGAAAATACTTCTGCCTATAACACTTACACAAATAAATTAGTtgaataatatcttttttatcaaatttttagaTCACTCTATCCTCTCTCttaattattagtttaatttattataaaatctcataaaattgatttactaattttaacttttattgAAAAACGTTTTTAAagttttataattaaatttttatttttttaaaagtaaattaCTAAATAACCAAGTTGATTACATATAGAGTTGATTAATTATACTTTCTTAATACATGGTCCTAAAAAAAGAGTTGCAATTTACAAGTGGTTCAATGTTTTCACAAAAATAGACGAGTTGATCAGGTCAATAAAAAAGTATACacttttaatttattctctTAATTATCTTCCAaaacttttaaataaataaaaatttgaatttgtttaatatttgatattttaaaaataacatatatatttaataaaataatttttttaaatattagacAAATAAttaagaagatgaattaaaactGTCAGTCATtactcaataaaaaaaatacttcttTAAAAGTTAGTCGATTTGATTTTATCCATATctactaatttttttgtttttttatttttttaataaaaatatataaacagTTAAAATAATAAACACTAAATACATTATTTACATTAACACACAGTCACACACTAACAAATAATATGATGATACAGATTATCAATCTAAAACTCTAACGGAAGTTTATGAGTTTATATTATACATTATTCTTATCAATCACTAACAAATAATATGATGATACAGATTATCAATCTAAAGCTCTAACGGAAGTTTATCAGTTTATATTATACATTATTCTTATCAATCTAAAATTTTAATGCGTACTATTTTAATAAAGacactaaaaatatatatttttttaaaaattatttacacatattatgttattattagacattttattaaatcaattaataatttattttttattataaatcagaacaaaattaatttattatagtaacaataataaatttaattatctgtattataattattagactCAATTTAATTCGATTAAATTATatcatttaaattaaatatctttaaatttttttaacaaaaaataataatatctctgatattttattttttgaacatttaaatttataaaaatataaaaatacaattaaatttaaaaaaaattaaatttattattattattattataaaaaaattaattttattttaatttattaaaaaaataattaatttattaatatatccAATAATAATACCATGTAGGCATATTTATAGAAGCATCTTTTTACGATTTACCTCACCTTTATGTGTCTAATAATTGATTCCAACCAGCTAAACCTTGTTCATTTGACGGCTCTACCCCACTCCAAAGGTCATTTCCATTTCAATCTCCTCGCGTTAGTTGTTTGACTTTTCTTCTTGTGGTGGTGCGAAGGATACAAATGATTACGTCACCCATTATTACACTCTCTTTCCTTACTTAATTACTTAATTACTTAATTATCATATCTCTTCCTACTTACCATATTTAGTTTACACATCCTATCTCTAACTCCTAAACGGCACTACCACACCATGCATATATATCATTTGTAAATCGTGATACTACTTCCATATCCAAAAAATGATTATTACCCTATTTATACCACCATATTATGACGTGACAAAAGAGGGAAATAAAATATTTCGTTTTAGCATGTTACCCATTCTTCGTTAGAATGTTTTTAAAAATGATGATAATTAATATATTCATGTAGCTCAAAATGTTCcataaaaagaatgaaaatatcACGAAAATTTATTCTAACCTATTAGTAGTTGCCATATACAAATAGTAAAAGTTTGGATGATATGTTACAATAACGAGTTAAAATTTTTTCCAGTTCTTATGAAACcctattatatataaatatttctGTAAACTCTCATGGAGTTTAAACATACATTTTGATATTGGTGGGCTAACTGATATTGAATTCTTTTGAATTGGTGTTTACCAAACAATAAACAATATATATCTAACCTAACTTCTGTTTCTTTGCcagtttttcttttaaaaaatctaaCCTAAACACATGCTAAACCAGACACAAGAGaattaattactatatataCCCTAAACAGAATATCTTGCATACAAAATTCATTCAATAATAACTTCTCCAAATAAAGAGTAACAATGAAAGACTTATTCCGATCccagtaaaaattaaaaaaataaaataaaatagaaaaagttaCATGTTATTGCAACATTTTAAAACTCCGTTCAATATTTCAATCAATTTGGCCTTTTGTATGCACTTATGTAGAGTAGAAAAGATGAAAGATAGAGTTTGAGCCTCCAATGTGAAACTTGCCGAGTCTCTATAGTATATATCCACATACATGAGATGAAAACATTACGTATACATCCATAGGTGGTTTTTGTCTGGCTTCAAAATGGCGAATCAGTTCGTTTCACCAAAGGAGTGTACAAGTGCTGGCTTATAAAATCTCCCACAAATGTCATTGAAGCTGTAAACAGTTAATGTGGGTCTATTATGCTGGACCATAATAATATGTGGGGGGAATTGAAAAAGAGTTATTCTTAATCAAGATTTGCTTTTATATTTAACAATAACATAGAAATTTTTGACAATCACAGAATAATCATGCAAGCAAACCACCGGTGCTAATCCTGTGACATTCATTTTTCATCTGTTTTagtatttataaaatcaaaagattattattgattatttatGTGCGATAATTAAACAAagttaattatgtatttttattgatgTATGTTGAAGCCTTGAAATCCATGTGGGATGGGGTGGGCATCTTGAGCATGTCGCCTCTTCCCAATTTGATAATTTGATCTTGGTGTCCGTGGAGGGCCCACGTCGGCACAGACACAACACGATGACAACTACTACTCCTAAATAGAAATAGATATATTTGTTGGCCTCAGGGAACCATTTTCGTGGCCAATAAGAACCCACGTGTCGTGCCTTCATTCGTCATCACCTAGATTTCCTCAATGCGACGACGCACTCCAACCCCTAGATAATAATAGAAATCAACACACCGTTCCCATTCAGAAAAAATAATCAAGAATCCACATCTCCAGGGAGCAACTACTActactgctgctgctgctgcttaCTGGACAATTGAGAGAGAGAGCCATGGGCCTTAAGGGGTTGAGGAGCGGCTGGACCGTGCCGCCCAAGCCATGCGACTCCTGCAAGATCGCTTCCGCGGCACTCTTCTGCCGCCCTGATTCCGCCTTCCTCTGCATAGCCTGCGATTCCAAGATTCACTGCGCCAACAAGCTTGCTTCCCGCCACGACCGAGTCTGGATGTGTGAGGTCTGCGAGCAGGCACCTGCTGCGGTCACCTGCAAAGCTGACGCAGCAGCCCTCTGCGTCACCTGCGACTCTGACATCCACTCTGCTAACCCCCTCGCCCGCCGCCACGAGCGCATTCCCGTCGAGCCCTTCTTTGACTCTGCCGACTCCATCGTCAAGGCCTCTGCCGCCTCCTTCAGCTTCGTCGTCCCAACCGACAACGGCATCTCCTCTGACGGATTCCCCAACGACGACGCCGCCTGGCTCATTCCCAACCCAAACTACGGCTCAAAGCTTATGGACGCCCCGGACATGAAATCAAGGGAGATGTTCTTCTCAGAAATGGATCCCTTCCTCGATTTCGATTATTCCAACTCCTTccagaacaacaacaacaacaacagcgCCGGAAACGACAGCGTCGTTCCGGTTCAATCCAAACCCGCTCCCATGATGAATCACCATGCCGAAGGTAGCTGCTTCGACATCGATTTTTGTAGATCGAAGCTTTCCTCCTTCAACTATCCATCACAGTCTATTAGCCAAAGCGTAAGTGCTAAGATATAACAACCTCATCTTAAAATTGTAGAGGAAAGCTTGAATTTCGCtgattgaaatttgaattttgttatGCACAACAGGTTTCTTCGTCTTCGCTTGATGTAGGAGTGGTGCCAGACGGGAACACCGTCTCGGATATATCGTACTCGTTCGGCCGGAACTGCTCCGATTCGAGTGGGATGGGATCGGCGGGAAGTGGCGGCGGAGGTACGCAGCTGTGCGGGATGGACCGTGAGGCGAGGGTGCTGAGGTACAGGGAGAAGAGGAAGAACCGTAAGTTCGAGAAGACCATAAGATACGCTTCGCGTAAGGCTTATGCAGAAACCCGGCCCAGGATCAAGGGCCGGTTCGCTAAACGGACCGAAATCGAGTCGGAGGTGGATCGTCTCTACAGCCCCGGCGGTGGTGTCCCAGGGTGTCTCATGCTGGACAACCAATACGGCGTCGTACCATCGTTTTAGTAGCGTAGAAAAGGGAGTGAGTGGCAAAGTAGGGTGCATGGGGAAATGCTCTGTTCCTCTTTTCTCGCTAGTATTTGGGGATTGTAGAATAATGAATGATTAGTGAATCTATGGTAACCGTTGATTGAATCTTATAATTGGCCGTTGATCTGATGCAGAGCATATGAACATTAAGATTTGCTCTGCTGGAGAAAAAGCCCTCTATCTTTTTCTGTAAACTTATTAAAATTAGGAAAAAGAAAACTGTAAAGGGCTTTGTGTAGAATTAGAATCTGTACTGTAAACTCTTTTCACCGCTTTCTCTGTCTCTTTCTCTTTCCAGTTAAAAAGTGTCCTTTTCCAATCTGATCACGGATCTCTTTCCCCGTTTCTATTGGGTGCCTTTCTTCCCAAGTGTATCTGTTTTTCTTATGAGAGGTATCATCCTTTGACTATTCTTGTATTACGACTCCGTGTCATGTTAGGTTACCATATGTACCATTTATTGTTAGTCGTAACTCAAGTTTGATTTCTTTTCTCATCCATATTTTAATCACAGAATGGGGTTTAGGGGATATACTCTAGGATGAGATGAAAGgtgttttctttaattttccaCAAGTTTCTATGAATAGAATACTCAATATACAAACGGTGGAAGGGAAGGGGGATGGTTCTCCCAATTAGTCCCACCGTTGACACGTTGGATTTATAATATAAGATCACCAACAATATTGTTTCTCAATAGTCAATACCTCATGTATTAATATTTTAGTGTCGTGAAAGCTCGTGATAGAATTACTAATAGATACGCTGTTATAATAAGACTTGCAAATGGTATAAGTAGATGTCTCTATTTATGCTTATAATTTATCTTGGTATATAATATTCAACCAACATCCATTGGAATCCTTGTTAGCTAGGAAGGAGTCTATTTTTAAGTGTTTATTAGCGTTGCTGCCATGGAagatgttagaatataattaggattaattataattaattagtatcgtttatatttatataatatatttgtatattaattataagattttatgtttttattattttgatttatttagtatttataaatatttttttatatattatattatttgaagATAATTTGAATAGATAATTTAAATAcatttaaaaatatactattttTCTCTAATTAAGTCTCTTGTTTCTAATATGATATCAGAGTCATAAtatcttttttgaaaaagatatattgTTTTCCTTGCAGTGAAATCATCataatttttgcattttttttctatgtcattttttttgtcaatacttttttttccgaccattcgccatttttttttagCAATTTTTAGGCCGCTCTTGCGGTATAGTTTCGTTTGTGTTCCCGTCCAGTAGTTCCGTCTGCTTTTCCGTCCGGGAGTTCCATCTGCGATTCGTACAGACAAGCGTCGTCTGCGCTTCCTTCAGACTAGCGACAGTTACGGTCTGCGCTTCCTTCAAACAAGCGGCAGTTTCATCTGTGCTTTTTTCCGGCAGTTTCGTCtgcacttgttttattagtttatgcagttttttttctcttttattttgttatagaatataattaggatcaattatgatcaattagtatt
Above is a genomic segment from Arachis stenosperma cultivar V10309 chromosome 1, arast.V10309.gnm1.PFL2, whole genome shotgun sequence containing:
- the LOC130968034 gene encoding zinc finger protein CONSTANS-LIKE 5-like — translated: MGLKGLRSGWTVPPKPCDSCKIASAALFCRPDSAFLCIACDSKIHCANKLASRHDRVWMCEVCEQAPAAVTCKADAAALCVTCDSDIHSANPLARRHERIPVEPFFDSADSIVKASAASFSFVVPTDNGISSDGFPNDDAAWLIPNPNYGSKLMDAPDMKSREMFFSEMDPFLDFDYSNSFQNNNNNNSAGNDSVVPVQSKPAPMMNHHAEGSCFDIDFCRSKLSSFNYPSQSISQSVSSSSLDVGVVPDGNTVSDISYSFGRNCSDSSGMGSAGSGGGGTQLCGMDREARVLRYREKRKNRKFEKTIRYASRKAYAETRPRIKGRFAKRTEIESEVDRLYSPGGGVPGCLMLDNQYGVVPSF